A single region of the Zootoca vivipara chromosome 2, rZooViv1.1, whole genome shotgun sequence genome encodes:
- the SOWAHA gene encoding ankyrin repeat domain-containing protein SOWAHA produces the protein MAEPELSQAAVLDFLRERGGKVRNSELLSRFKPLLEAPGGEPEARAALRERFKHFVNNVAVVKEEDGAKFVVLRKNWRSEEAEVSAAPAGGRSGEEEEEEEEEEEGLSTLAPACHAGPEGPEQESGPEASPAMPVSQLKSLFQKEGMEAPKAPRDQDKLAPKAAPQKPCMLPVRCVLPASGAKEPKDPSPEPKQPEVKDWLQVGLPAVTPSTSPYMKRRQLEEMGSSSPYLRRVPKSQKVGEEADCPTTTVPLEAAEHEWLVKATAGQWSQQLHGLLLSDKNLASKRDFMTGFTVLHWAAKSGNCEMLGKVIEVAEKGGAHVNVNSKSYGGYTPLHIAAIHGQEEVIAQLVRDYDANVHLRDYSGKKPFQYLKEGSSFAVRHLLRDPHLHAVSGHNASIKKNPKVAASILSSTSAVLGLLSDDTAFYELTKGLKKPATLNKFFNAASAPRRKLKSRGTFSSYSSLSEAVEDDQEEATTKRRPVSELFFGH, from the coding sequence ATGGCTGAGCCCGAGCTGAGCCAAGCTGCTGTGCTGGACTTCCTGCGGGAGCGCGGCGGCAAGGTGCGCAATTCGGAGCTGCTGAGCCGCTTCAAGCCGCTCCTGGAAGCGCCCGGCGGGGAGCCCGAAGCCCGAGCTGCCCTCCGCGAGCGGTTTAAGCACTTCGTCAACAATGTGGCCGTCGTGAAGGAGGAAGACGGAGCGAAGTTCGTGGTGCTGAGGAAGAATTGGCGCTCGGAGGAGGCGGAAGTGAGCGCAGCGCCCGCTGGGGGGCgctctggagaggaggaggaggaagaagaagaggaggaggaaggtttgTCCACTTTGGCGCCTGCTTGCCATGCTGGCCCAGAGGGTCCAGAGCAGGAAAGCGGGCCTGAGGCGAGCCCAGCAATGCCTGTGTCCCAGTTGAAGAGCCTGTTTCAAAAGGAGGGCATGGAGGCACCCAAAGCCCCCAGGGACCAAGACAAGTTGGCTCCCAAAGCTGCCCCCCAGAAACCCTGCATGTTGCCCGTGCGCTGTGTGCTGCCTGCCAGCGGGGCCAAGGAGCCCAAGGACCCGAGCCCCGAGCCAAAGCAGCCCGAAGTCAAAGACTGGCTCCAAGTGGGGCTCCCGGCCGTCACCCCCTCTACGTCACCTTACATGAAGAGGCGTCAGCTGGAAGAGATGGGGTCTAGCTCCCCTTACCTGAGGAGGGTGCCAAAGTCTCAGAAGGTGGGCGAGGAAGCGGACTGTCCCACTACGACTGTCCCTTTGGAAGCCGCTGAGCACGAGTGGCTGGTGAAGGCCACAGCCGGCCAGTGGTCCCAGCAGCTTCACGGCCTGCTGCTGAGCGACAAGAACCTGGCGAGCAAAAGGGACTTCATGACCGGCTTCACCGTTCTGCACTGGGCGGCCAAGAGCGGGAACTGCGAGATGTTGGGTAAAGTCATCGAGGTGGCCGAGAAAGGTGGCGCTCATGTCAACGTGAACTCCAAGTCCTATGGTGGTTATACCCCGCTCCACATCGCCGCCATACATGGGCAAGAGGAAGTCATTGCCCAGTTGGTCAGGGATTACGATGCCAACGTTCACCTGAGAGACTACAGTGGGAAGAAACCGTTTCAATATTTGAAAGAGGGCTCCTCTTTTGCAGTCAGGCACCTCTTGCGGGACCCCCACCTTCACGCGGTCTCTGGACACAACGCCTCCATCAAGAAGAACCCCAAAGTggcagcttccattttgagttccACTAGTGCTGTCCTGGGGCTTTTGTCTGATGACACTGCTTTCTATGAGCTGACCAAAGGCTTAAAGAAACCAGCTACGCTCAATAAGTTCTTTAATGCAGCCTCGGCCCCAAGGAGGAAGCTGAAGTCCAGGGGGACTTTCTCGTCCTATTCTTCCTTgtctgaggcagtggaagatgacCAAGAGGAAGCAACGACAAAACGCAGACCAGTTTCAGAGTTGTTTTTTGGTCACTAG